A region of Corallincola holothuriorum DNA encodes the following proteins:
- the rpsI gene encoding 30S ribosomal protein S9 produces the protein MADNQYYGTGRRKSSTARVFIKAGSGAITVNARPLDVYFSRETARMVVRQPLELTELVGKLDINVTVKGGGTTGQAGAIRHGITRALMEYDETLRSDLRKAGFVTRDARRVERKKVGLHKARKRPQFSKR, from the coding sequence ATGGCAGATAATCAATACTACGGTACTGGCCGCCGCAAGAGCTCAACAGCACGCGTATTCATCAAAGCGGGCAGTGGCGCTATTACCGTCAATGCACGTCCTTTGGATGTTTACTTCAGCCGCGAAACGGCTCGTATGGTTGTTCGTCAGCCGCTCGAGTTAACCGAACTGGTTGGCAAGCTGGACATCAACGTAACTGTGAAGGGCGGTGGTACTACCGGTCAAGCAGGCGCTATCCGTCACGGTATCACCCGTGCACTGATGGAATACGATGAGACTCTGCGTAGCGACCTGCGTAAAGCTGGCTTCGTTACTCGTGATGCACGTCGTGTTGAGCGTAAGAAAGTTGGTCTTCACAAAGCACGTAAGCGTCCTCAGTTCTCCAAGCGTTAA
- the rplM gene encoding 50S ribosomal protein L13 → MKTFTAKPESVKRDWFVVDADGKTLGRLATEVALRLRGKHKPEYTPHVDTGDYIIIVNAEKIQVTGNKAKGKIYYSHTGFPGGLKEMSFEKLIQRAPERVLEKAVKGMLPKGPLGRAMFRKLKVYAGAEHGHAAQQPQALEL, encoded by the coding sequence ATGAAAACATTTACCGCAAAGCCAGAGTCTGTAAAACGCGATTGGTTCGTTGTTGATGCAGATGGTAAAACTCTGGGTCGTCTGGCGACAGAAGTAGCGCTTCGCCTGCGTGGCAAGCATAAGCCAGAATATACTCCTCACGTTGATACTGGTGATTACATCATCATCGTGAATGCTGAGAAGATCCAGGTAACTGGTAACAAAGCGAAAGGCAAAATCTATTACAGTCACACCGGTTTCCCGGGCGGTCTGAAAGAGATGAGCTTTGAAAAGCTTATCCAGAGAGCGCCTGAGCGTGTTCTTGAGAAAGCAGTGAAAGGTATGTTGCCAAAAGGTCCTCTGGGTCGCGCAATGTTCCGTAAGCTGAAAGTCTACGCAGGTGCTGAGCATGGTCATGCTGCTCAACAGCCTCAAGCTTTAGAACTTTAA
- the petA gene encoding ubiquinol-cytochrome c reductase iron-sulfur subunit, which yields MSNAPVNNSRRRFLTAATAVVGGVGAVAAAVPFIKSWNPSEKAKAAGAPVEVDISKLEPGQLIRVEWRGKPVWVVLRPDSVLQEMKANEDKLKDPQSSEVDQQPEYAKNEFRSVKPELFVAVGLCTHLGCSPTYLPGSFGEQVEGVNYGFFCPCHGSKFDMAGRVYKDVPAPLNLVIPPYHFKDDTTILVGVDGGTV from the coding sequence ATGAGCAATGCGCCTGTCAATAACAGCCGTCGTCGCTTTCTAACTGCCGCGACAGCTGTCGTAGGTGGTGTGGGAGCAGTAGCTGCTGCTGTCCCATTTATAAAATCTTGGAATCCAAGTGAGAAAGCCAAGGCCGCTGGTGCTCCGGTGGAAGTGGATATCAGTAAATTGGAACCGGGACAGCTAATACGTGTTGAATGGCGTGGCAAGCCTGTTTGGGTGGTGCTGCGTCCTGATTCTGTATTACAAGAGATGAAAGCCAACGAAGATAAACTTAAGGACCCTCAGTCCAGCGAAGTTGATCAGCAACCTGAGTACGCTAAAAATGAATTCCGTTCAGTGAAGCCTGAACTATTTGTTGCGGTCGGCTTATGTACTCATTTAGGTTGTTCGCCAACTTACCTTCCTGGTTCTTTTGGAGAACAGGTTGAAGGCGTTAACTACGGCTTCTTCTGTCCGTGTCATGGTTCTAAGTTTGATATGGCTGGTCGGGTTTATAAAGACGTACCAGCACCGTTAAACTTGGTTATTCCCCCGTACCATTTTAAAGACGATACAACCATCTTGGTCGGCGTTGACGGAGGGACTGTGTAA